In the genome of Oncorhynchus clarkii lewisi isolate Uvic-CL-2024 chromosome 4, UVic_Ocla_1.0, whole genome shotgun sequence, one region contains:
- the LOC139407748 gene encoding homeobox protein Nkx-2.4-like, producing the protein MSLSPKHSTPFSVTDILSPIEETYRKFGGMDSTGNLASSLGAYRQTQVSQPGIQQHAMCHNTGVGSTYHMPHSVSQFSSAIGGYCNGSIGNMGDLPSYQDTMRNGAAATAWYSANTEPRYPTISRFMGATTGMNMTGMGTLAGMDATKSMVTLHSAPRRKRRVLFSQAQVYELERRFKQQKYLSAPEREHLASMIHLTPTQVKIWFQNHRYKMKRQAKDKANQQIQQENGSVCSQQQSPRRVAVPVLVKDGKPCQNGSSITTSGQQQVQQQQNVSGGAMTASGSAVVNHHNQQVNNPLSSEELEEMSPSSPILHSQINMAQTDAALLEYTNNMVSSNLLYGRTW; encoded by the exons ATGTCCTTGAGCCCAAAGCACTCAACTCCTTTCTCAGTGACAGATATTTTAAGCCCGATCGAGGAGACCTACAGAAAGTTTGGAGGCATGGACAGTACAGGGAACCTCGCGTCTTCGCTGGGCGCATACCGACAAACTCAGGTGTCTCAACCAGGCATCCAGCAGCACGCCATGTGCCATAACACCGGTGTGGGGAGCACCTATCACATGCCACACAGCGTCTCCCAATTTTCCAGTGCCATAGGAGGCTACTGTAATGGGAGCATCGGGAATATGGGAGACCTCCCGTCTTACCAAGACACAATGAGAAACGGCGCAGCAGCAACTGCATGGTATAGCGCAAACACCGAACCCCGCTACCCAACAA TTTCTAGATTCATGGGGGCTACCACTGGGATGAACATGACCGGGATGGGGACATTGGCAGGGATGGATGCCACCAAATCCATGGTCACCTTACACTCTGCGCCCAGGAGAAAACGACGGGTGCTCTTCTCTCAGGCCCAGGTGTACGAGCTGGAGAGGCGCTTTAAGCAGCAGAAATACCTGTCGGCACCCGAGAGAGAACACCTGGCAAGCATGATCCACCTGACACCGACCCAGGTAAAAATTTGGTTTCAGAACCACAGGTACAAAATGAAACGCCAGGCAAAGGACAAAGCGAACCAGCAGATTCAACAGGAGAACGGCAGTGTGTGCTCACAGCAACAGTCACCGAGGCGGGTAGCAGTCCCGGTTCTCGTGAAGGATGGCAAACCCTGCCAGAACGGGTCAAGCATAACGACGTCTGGGCAACAGCaggtgcagcagcagcagaacgTGTCCGGTGGTGCGATGACGGCATCGGGAAGTGCGGTGGTTAATCACCATAATCAGCAGGTGAATAATCCGTTATCATCCGAAGAATTGGAGGAAATGTCCCCCAGTTCCCCTATCCTACACAGCCAGATAAACATGGCTCAGACAGACGCGGCTCTCCTCGAGTACACCAATAACATGGTCAGTTCAAACCTGCTTTATGGCAGAACTTGGTAA